AGCAGGTGCCACACGAAGTGCACGTACTGCAGCGGGAGCGGGTCGAGCAGGCCGTTCTCCTGGCGGAACTGCTGGAGCTGTTCCGGTGTGGGGTTGGCGTCGCCGAGCGCGGCCACGGCCGTGTCCACGGGGGAGAACCGCATGACGATGAAGACGAACAGGACCACCCCGAGCACCAGCGGGATCAGGGCGAGGATGCGGGCGAGCAGCATCCGCACGACGACGGCCACGGCAGCGCTCCTCAGACCGGCTTGGCCTGGTTGAGGTAGATGCCCGGGTAGCCCTGTGCCCGCACGCCGGTGATCTTCTGCGCGTTCCACGCGGTGCCGAGCTGGGTGAAGACCACGGGGTAGATGACGGCGTGCTCGGAGATCAGGTCCAGCAGCTGCTTGGTGAGCTGCGCGCGGCGCGCCTCGTCGGTCTCCGCGGCGGCCTGGTTCTGCAGGTCCAGCAGGGCCTGCGACTCCGGGCCGGTCCACCGGGCGTAGGTGGTCATGAGCACCGACGTCTTGTCGTAGTAGTAGCGGGTCAGCAGGTCCGGGTCGTTGCCGAACTGCAGCGGGTTGTTGGTGGTGGCGACGACCTCGAAGTCCTTGCCGCTGTCCAGTTTCGAGAACAGCGCCTTGGTGTCCTGCGAGTCCAGCGTGGTGGTCACGCCGATCGCGTCCCAGCCCTCCTTGATGACCTTCACGCAGTCCGAGACGAGCGAGGTGTTGGTGGTGGACAGGGTGATCGCCAGGTTGGTGACGCCGGCCTGCTGGAGCAGTTGCCTCGCCTTGTCCGGGTTGTAGGCGAAGTCGTTGGCGGCGGGCTGGGACGCGGACAGCTTCGGGTTGATGAACGAGGTCGCCGCCGTGCCCGCGCCCTGCAGGCCGATCTGGATCATCTTCTGCTTGTCGATGGCGTAGTGCAGGGCCTGCCGCACGAGCTTGTTGTCGAACGGCGCGTGCGCGGTGTTGAACATCAGGAACAGGTTGTTGCCGCCGTCGGCGAACTCGACGCTGCGGCCGGACTTGCGCAGCTGCTCGGCGTTGGCCGCCGGGATGTTCTCCACGATCTGCGCCTCCGGGTTGGCCCCGGAGATGGCCGCGACGCGCGGCGCGGCGTCCACGATCGACTTCCACAGCATGGACTGGTAGGCCGCCGGGCGCGGGCCGTTGTACTCGGCGAACTTCTCGAACCGGGTGTAGGACAGCGGGGCCTGCTCGACGACCTTGTACGGGCCGGAGCCGACGACCTTGCCGCCCGCGGCGTCCTTCCACTTGCCCTCGAAGACGTGCTTGGGGCAGATCTTGGCGGTCTGGATGCG
The window above is part of the Amycolatopsis thermoflava N1165 genome. Proteins encoded here:
- a CDS encoding ABC transporter substrate-binding protein, yielding MSHSLSGLSRRDFLRYTGLAGTAAAFSVTLGACGGPASTNTTGSSTGTLTAVIGYGNNQTWDPLQTASAFSMAANLHCYESLVEGDPITRDPFPGLAKALPADLSGTSLKFELRDGAKWHDGTPVTADDVVFTYARVLDPNEKVLVHSFFADWLAEVRKTGENSVEFVLKHPFPYALKRIQTAKICPKHVFEGKWKDAAGGKVVGSGPYKVVEQAPLSYTRFEKFAEYNGPRPAAYQSMLWKSIVDAAPRVAAISGANPEAQIVENIPAANAEQLRKSGRSVEFADGGNNLFLMFNTAHAPFDNKLVRQALHYAIDKQKMIQIGLQGAGTAATSFINPKLSASQPAANDFAYNPDKARQLLQQAGVTNLAITLSTTNTSLVSDCVKVIKEGWDAIGVTTTLDSQDTKALFSKLDSGKDFEVVATTNNPLQFGNDPDLLTRYYYDKTSVLMTTYARWTGPESQALLDLQNQAAAETDEARRAQLTKQLLDLISEHAVIYPVVFTQLGTAWNAQKITGVRAQGYPGIYLNQAKPV